The Bacillus marinisedimentorum DNA segment TCGTAATGCCAGGCGATATAGGCAGTGTTTAAAAAATCAGCCTACCCTCCAGTAATAAAGGACAATACGGAACCCGATATACGAGAATTTAAATACCCTGCAAGAGAAGCAGAGGAAATAAGGTATTCTGAAGGTGGTGTCATAAAGGAGATTCCAGGCCAACGGCCGCAGCGTATCATTGTTCATCGAAATATTTAAAACAACGTGTGGTTTGTAAAACCGGTTTAACGATATGTTAGAATCGTGCCGATGTACTGTATCGCAGGTCGATATACGCACCTTCACCTAAAAACCCATATAACCATGGAGGAAAGCGATATGGAACCCGATATGCAGCTATAGAAGGGAGCAGGGCAAGAATCATCATCCTATTATCAGCAGGAGAAGCAGTGATAAGTCTTGAATAACTTGAATTATCTAAGTGACATCTTTGCATGTTGTATCGCATGACGATATGAAAATCATCCAAAACCGGATAATGATAAATAATGAGTATGTAAGCTGATATGTAATCAAACTATACGGCAGGGCAAACGAAGGACCATATACTGTTGTCTCGTTGATGGTTATTTTCTAAAGGATCGATGTTCTAACCACAAGTTCCTGTAGCGTCTTGCGATACGGCATGAAGCCAATGTATCTGCTCCTTGCGGCACACCATATCGCCAGGCGATATAACACTTGCAAAATCTTTGAAAAACCTGCATATTAATAGAAAAGGAGGCCCGATATGCGACACGATATACAACCGAATGAACGCTCTTTTTCTTCCAAGGAAGTTGCGGAAGAAGTGGGGATTGCGACCCCAACTGTTCGAAAGTATGGCCAAATTCTAGAACGAAATGGGTATGAGTTTTTTAAAGAAGGGGATCGGCGTATATTTGTCCAGTCTGATATAGAAGCGCTCATAGCGATACGCGATACGGACCAGCCCCTCGACGTTGCTGCCAAAGACCTTGTGGCTCAGCAAAAAGAGAGACTGGAAGGCTCCGATGAAACAGAGATATCGATACCCGATACATATGACAATTCACTTCAGGATTCAAGTCAATTAAAAGAGTTTTTAATGGTTTTAACTAATGAACTTGCAGCCGCACGTGAAATGAATGTCCAATTGAAAAAGGATATGTCCCAGCTGAAAACAACGGTTTCACGCCTTCAGCAAGATCATCATGCGATCAGTTCAGGTATTGGAAACTCCGCACAAAAGACGCAGGCCAAAATTGAAAAATTAACACAGCAGCAAAAGACCCATTATGAAACATTGCTGGAGCAAGAAAAGCAAAAAAGCGAATTCTTACAACAAGAGTTACAAAGTATACGGGAAGAACAGAAGAAGGAATGGCGCGCCCAAAATGATTTCAATAAACGTTTAGAAGAAGCAATGCGAAAACCTAAAGGAAGTTGGGAGAAGCTGTTCGCCATGTTCCGCAAATAAGCGGTTATCAATTTATTTTTTATAAAATATAGACGGCCTTCTTGATTTTTGGCATATGTACGCTTGAGTCTACTATGGATTCAAGTGTTCTTTTGTTTTTTCCAGTCCCCTGACTTCCACCTCGATACCCTGAACTCATATGGCAGTGGAGTAAGTGAATCAAAAAGGAACTCCCTTAAAGGCAGGAAGTTCCTTGATTTTATGTTTGCATTAAGCGAAGTAATCTTGTCTTAAGATTCTACTCTTCAACAAGCACAGCATCCTTCTTCATCTCATCAGTCACTTCAATGCCCTGATCTGCAGCTGCCTTCTTGTTGATCATCAAATCAAGAGTTTCCGGATACTCGACAGGGATTTCAGCCGGGGCTTTGCCGTTGAGAACGTCGACTGCCATTTCTCCGGTACGGTAGCCAAGGTCATGATATTCAAAGCCGAATCCGGCAAATCCGCCGCGCTTTACAGAGTCTGATTCACCGACAAACAGAGGGATATCTTTTTCATTGGCGATTCCGATGACGGATTCAAGGCCAGCAACCACTGTATTGTCTTTCGGGATGTAAATGACATCGACACGGCCGATAAGAGACTGGGCCGCCTGTTTAACTTCTGACGTCGTCGCGACAGTCGCCTCCACAGATTGGAGGTCAAGCCCTTCCATAGCCTTTTTGGCATTTTCGACATTTACTCGGGAGTTTTGTTCACCAGAATTGTAAATGATGCCCACCTTCTTCGCATCGGGGAAAAATGCTGCGATTGACTCCATTGTGTTTTTGATAGCGTCAGGATGCGTGTCTGATGTTCCTGTTGCATTTCCACCCGGGCTGTCAAAGCTTTTGACAAGTTCAGCACCGACAGGATCAGTGATTGCGGTAAATAGGATTGGAATCGTGGTTGTGGAGCTGAGAGCTGCCTGGGCGCTCGGTGTGGAGATGGCGAAAATCAAATCAACTTCATCACCTGCGAATTTTTGGGCAATTGACTGGTTGTTGCTCATGTCCCCTTGGGCAAGCTGGGTGTCAAGTTTGAGGTTGACGCCTTCTTCATAACCATTGTCTTTTAATGCTTCAATAAATCCTTCTCTGGCTGCATCAAGTGACGGATGTTCAACAATTTGCGTAATGCCGACTGTAACCGATTCTTTCGCATCCGTCTTTGCACCCGCGGTTTTTGTTTCGCCATCTGTTTCCTCGCTAGCCGACGAACCGCAGGCAGCCAGAATAATCAATACACTTACCAGTAAAACGAAACCAGCCAGTAATTTTTTCATCCAATCCCCCATTTGTTTAAAAATTAAAAAATTTCTGATATTTATTATAAAGCGAAGCATGTCCAACTTGCAATAATAATTTGTGGTTTTTCCAATGAGAGAGGCGGAATTTTCAGGGGGATTTTCCTTATTGAACGGAACAGGAGTCAATAAAAGACCTTTAGGTAATAATGGATGGGCCCTGGCAGGCTCTTTTGTTTTGTCCGGATTCCGTTCGGAAGATTTTATTTGTTTTTCCAGCAGAGACAAACAAAATCATTTAATCTCTTCATATAAATAAGTATCAGCCGGAAAGGAATCAACTTTTCTATTAAAATATGTATAGATGATGTCATAACGGGCAATGCTTGTAATATGGAGGTGGAGGAGATGGGTTCTTATATGGCAAATAAGGCGGGGGAAACATGTGTTGTCTGTGAAGAGCCGAAAGCGAACGGTATTCATTTATATACACGGTTCATCTGCAGGGAATGCGAAAAAGAAATGGTAAAGACAGACACGAGTGATGAGAGGTATCATTTTTATTTGAAACAGTTGAAAAAGGTCCTTCAGCCTGAACAATATTCATAGTTTACAAGAATGGTCCTGGCTTCGGCACCTTATTCATGTGCAAGCCTAACGATATAAAATAGTATAACAGGTTCGGTTTTAAATACTCAGTACAAATGCAACTGACAAGATAAGAGATACTAAAATCAGTAAAAAAAAAATAAATCGGAAAAATGGCGTGTGAACTGACATCAGTTTTGACACGCCGTTTTTCTGATTTAAATTGTAAATTTCTTAGAAATGGTAGTAGTCTATTCTGGAGATCACCCGTTCCTTTCCGCGCTTGCTTTCTTTGCCGGAGATCCCGCAGGAGCATAGCGACGAGGAAGCGCACCGCCCCCCGAGGAAAGCGAGTTCCTGCTGCGTAAATCAACTTCCCGTTTAATAGTGCAAGGTATGAAGATCAAATTCCTTCCTTATTCCACAACCCTGCCCCGTTGAAGAACAAGAATACCCCATATCCACGTTGGTATTCACATAATATTCCATTTTCATTGTGATGAGGCCATTTCTATTTGAGCATTCCTTTATAAAAGACTGCCTGTTTTCTAATTGCCTCCCTGCATACAAGGCGGCTGCTTCTTGTTATAATAAAGGGAAAAGATTGAAAGTGAGATTTTTTATGAATGAGTCTTTACCGCTTTTTTCTGCACTTCAGCAGCATGACAGGCAGCATCCGGTTTCCTTTCATGTTCCTGGCCATAAATATGGTAACGTCTTCCCAAAAGCCGGGACGGATTACTTTGCAAATGTATTGAAACTGGATGCGACCGAGCTTTCCGGCCTTGATGATTTGCATGATCCGGAAGGGCCGATCAAGAAGGCGCAGGAATTTGCCGCAGCTTTCTATGGTGCAGATGAAACGTTTTTTCTTGTAAATGGGACCACTGCCGGGAATTTGGCGATGATTTTTTCGGTTTGCGGTGAGGATGATGTCGTGCTAGTCCAGCGGAACAGCCATAAATCGATCATGAACGGGTTGCAGCTTTCCGGTGCCAGGCCTGTTT contains these protein-coding regions:
- a CDS encoding ABC transporter substrate-binding protein, which encodes MKKLLAGFVLLVSVLIILAACGSSASEETDGETKTAGAKTDAKESVTVGITQIVEHPSLDAAREGFIEALKDNGYEEGVNLKLDTQLAQGDMSNNQSIAQKFAGDEVDLIFAISTPSAQAALSSTTTIPILFTAITDPVGAELVKSFDSPGGNATGTSDTHPDAIKNTMESIAAFFPDAKKVGIIYNSGEQNSRVNVENAKKAMEGLDLQSVEATVATTSEVKQAAQSLIGRVDVIYIPKDNTVVAGLESVIGIANEKDIPLFVGESDSVKRGGFAGFGFEYHDLGYRTGEMAVDVLNGKAPAEIPVEYPETLDLMINKKAAADQGIEVTDEMKKDAVLVEE
- a CDS encoding sigma factor G inhibitor Gin, with product MGSYMANKAGETCVVCEEPKANGIHLYTRFICRECEKEMVKTDTSDERYHFYLKQLKKVLQPEQYS